One stretch of Mycobacteriales bacterium DNA includes these proteins:
- a CDS encoding acyl-CoA dehydrogenase family protein, producing the protein MNTGAIDEAVRRSVGTVDSRSEEEARDAYGRLVDGGWSQVGVPESFGGGGGTIADAAEVTAAVARSGIGMPIAESTMIMGWFAEVAGLALPSTARCVIPVVPSSVFSRASDGLLTGRAPRVAWASWATHLMVPLPAGNQRLMIACVEASQVRLCAGTNLAGEPREDVWIDSVQPSTVKVLDIEYANFVDELLAVAALARCVQMAAVIPELLTMSARYGAEREQFGRPIAAFQAVQQMLSTLAAESAAAAASVDLAIAAWRGGPQMTAVAVAKARCSSAAGVAARVAHQIHGAIGLTEEHHLQRYTRALWAWREEYGAEQFWARRLAEAFRQESGTPWERILALTDRRARLVAPRGSDV; encoded by the coding sequence GTGAACACCGGCGCGATCGATGAGGCCGTTCGGCGCTCGGTCGGCACGGTGGACTCCCGCTCTGAAGAGGAGGCCCGCGACGCGTACGGGCGTCTGGTCGACGGCGGGTGGTCTCAGGTCGGGGTACCCGAGTCATTTGGCGGCGGTGGCGGCACCATCGCTGATGCGGCAGAGGTGACCGCAGCGGTGGCGCGATCGGGGATAGGGATGCCCATCGCGGAGTCCACCATGATTATGGGTTGGTTTGCCGAGGTCGCCGGTTTGGCGCTGCCCAGCACTGCTCGCTGCGTCATCCCGGTCGTGCCCTCTTCCGTTTTCTCGCGAGCATCAGACGGGCTGCTGACCGGCAGGGCGCCCCGCGTCGCCTGGGCCAGCTGGGCAACTCACCTGATGGTCCCGCTCCCCGCTGGGAACCAGCGGCTCATGATCGCGTGCGTGGAAGCATCGCAGGTGCGCCTGTGCGCGGGGACAAACCTCGCTGGAGAACCACGCGAGGACGTGTGGATCGACAGCGTCCAACCGTCCACCGTGAAGGTCCTCGACATTGAATACGCGAACTTCGTGGACGAACTTCTCGCCGTCGCCGCGCTGGCACGCTGCGTGCAGATGGCGGCAGTCATTCCAGAGCTCCTCACCATGTCGGCTCGATACGGCGCCGAACGCGAGCAATTCGGTAGACCGATCGCGGCCTTCCAGGCTGTCCAGCAGATGCTGTCCACGCTGGCCGCGGAGTCGGCCGCAGCGGCAGCCTCGGTCGATCTCGCCATCGCCGCATGGCGCGGCGGACCCCAGATGACCGCCGTAGCCGTTGCCAAGGCGAGATGCTCGAGTGCCGCTGGTGTTGCCGCCCGGGTGGCGCACCAAATCCACGGCGCGATCGGGCTCACCGAGGAGCATCATCTGCAGCGTTACACCCGAGCCCTGTGGGCATGGCGTGAGGAATATGGCGCGGAGCAGTTCTGGGCGCGGCGGCTGGCGGAGGCCTTCCGGCAAGAGAGCGGCACTCCATGGGAGCGGATCCTCGCCTTGACTGACCGCCGAGCACGTCTTGTCGCGCCGCGAGGGAGCGACGTCTGA
- a CDS encoding acyl-CoA dehydrogenase family protein: protein MTHPTTLEDPRREVRIFLAEQLALGAFRPSCDSWLSGFSAEFSRSLAERGWLGMTWPSRYGGHERSEVERFAVTEELLAAGAPVAAHWFADRQVGPALLKHGTEDQRQSLLPAMARGECFVAIGLSEPDSGSDLASVRTTAAPVAGGWNVNGTKVWTSHAQHCQYMLTLLRTAPHDNLDRHTGLSQVLIDLTSPGVSVRPIPLLDGHPHFNEVSLTDVFVPHEHLLGKEGAGWQQVISELAYERSGPERILSTFPLLAEVFQREHHADEFIGPLLAELMTLRHMSVGIARQIERGSAPPVEAALVKDLGTQFENRVIEVSRLIAAVEPDVRSPDTLVRLLAEAVLHAPAFTLRGGTSEVLRGIVAKSVVR, encoded by the coding sequence ATGACCCACCCAACTACCCTCGAGGACCCCCGGCGCGAGGTCCGAATATTTCTGGCCGAGCAGCTTGCGCTGGGCGCCTTCAGGCCAAGCTGCGACAGCTGGCTGTCTGGATTCTCGGCGGAGTTCAGCCGGTCACTCGCCGAACGTGGCTGGCTTGGCATGACCTGGCCCTCACGCTACGGAGGTCATGAGCGCAGCGAGGTCGAACGGTTTGCCGTCACTGAGGAGTTACTTGCGGCGGGAGCACCGGTGGCCGCGCATTGGTTCGCTGACCGTCAGGTCGGGCCCGCCTTGCTGAAGCACGGGACCGAAGATCAGCGGCAGTCACTGCTTCCGGCGATGGCGCGTGGGGAATGTTTTGTGGCGATCGGGTTGTCCGAACCTGACAGCGGGTCGGATCTCGCGTCTGTGCGGACGACTGCCGCCCCCGTGGCCGGTGGCTGGAATGTGAATGGCACGAAGGTCTGGACAAGTCATGCTCAGCACTGTCAGTACATGCTGACATTGCTCAGGACCGCGCCGCACGACAATCTCGACCGGCACACTGGTCTCAGCCAGGTCCTGATCGACCTGACATCACCGGGCGTCAGCGTTCGCCCGATTCCACTTCTCGACGGGCATCCGCACTTCAACGAGGTGTCGCTGACCGATGTCTTCGTGCCTCACGAGCATCTTCTCGGGAAGGAGGGCGCCGGTTGGCAGCAGGTGATCTCCGAGCTTGCATACGAGCGCAGCGGCCCCGAACGCATCCTCTCGACTTTCCCCCTACTCGCGGAAGTCTTCCAGCGGGAGCATCACGCCGATGAGTTCATCGGCCCGCTCCTTGCCGAACTCATGACGTTGCGCCACATGTCTGTCGGGATCGCCCGACAAATCGAGCGCGGCTCGGCGCCCCCGGTGGAAGCGGCACTTGTTAAGGACCTCGGCACCCAATTCGAGAACCGCGTCATCGAGGTGAGCCGACTGATCGCAGCGGTGGAACCCGACGTGCGCTCCCCCGACACACTCGTTCGACTGCTGGCCGAGGCTGTCTTGCACGCGCCGGCATTCACCTTACGCGGAGGCACCAGCGAAGTTCTTCGCGGCATCGTCGCAAAATCGGTGGTCAGGTGA